The following is a genomic window from Amaranthus tricolor cultivar Red isolate AtriRed21 chromosome 10, ASM2621246v1, whole genome shotgun sequence.
AGTGAATGCTCCTCTTCTAAAGTTcctaaacaaacttaaaatccAACATCAATGATTATAATTATTAGCAAGATTTTCCATCCTCTATATAAAGAGATCCTGTACTCATTGTTTCATCCAATACAACAAATATTAATTCTTACTTGATTTTCTACTCTTACAAACCCTTTCTAGTGTCATAACTTTTGCCAACAATTGGTATCTAAAGCCATTAGTTCACAATCATAGTTTTCGCATATATCTATAAAATATCTCAAACATGTGGCATCTTCGTCTTCTACATCTCAAATCTTCGATCTAAAATATAGATATGTCCATTTTTTATGGAGATAATTATAATTTGTGGAGTTTCAAGATGAAGACTAGTGTATGAACTAGAGATTTATGTGAAGTAGTGAAAAGTAGTCATAAATTAAAACCACATATTCTCATATATCTAATGTCACACCACCAAAGCAAACCCCTTCATCCCAAGAGGAGATTATTAAAGATAATATTGTTTCAAGAGTGCTTTAAAGATAAGTGTGCTTTACAAATCCTTCAAAATGTCATGATTGGTACCATACTTTCAAGCATAGTTACCTGGAACACAATGCGGTTCAAGACATGGTACGAGAATGGGAACGCGGGACGTCACCTAAAGTGACTTCGGAACGATGAGaacatttttaataatttattattaattatgagAGATAGAAAAATAATgagtaattaaaaatataagatgatcaaataaaataaaggataGGGAAGAAGAAAAGGATAAGAGAAAAAAGCTAATGTACCAAATGTGACATGACTACCAAGTGCCAACTGACGAAATAAAAAGAAGAGTATGAGTAATATTCTATAGTAAAGCTGAAAAGATATGGGACAATCCATGACTTTTGACCTACCCATATTAAAACCTAAATATTTACGTCTTTTAAACTAGAGAACGGAAAAAGCACAGAAGAAAAAACAATAATGGGGCGGCGCTCAAATTGGGTGTAAAAGCTAAGATTTCTACATTTTTACTCTTTTCTTCTGACCATGTACTTCTAATGTTCTCCATATCTTTGCTTCCCTCTAAATTTCTCTTCTTTCGTAagttttcttctcttttttgcGGGGTCAAATATCACAATTTCTAGGATTTGGACTTTTTTGGGTCAAAGTAGTTGACGATTAGGTATCCGACCCATGGGGACTCGGTACGTTAGCGTTCCGCATTTTGGGTTGATCGTCTCCAATCGGAAAACGGTCCACCGTCCCACGATCCAAGTAACTCTGCTTTCAAGAGTAGGTACTAGGTATTGCAAATTCATCTAAAGAGATGCatgaaatacttacaaaaaAAGATTACTAAAGGTATGTTTGAATGGAAGAAAATGGAGGGAAAAGGAGAGGGAATTGAAGGGATGAGCAATTCcgtgtttggataacaaaatggGATAGAAGAGATTTGAAGGAGAGGGATTGAATGAATGATTTTTGTTCAGGTATGAGTCTTTCTAAAATTGGACATATTTGAAGGAAAACTCTCATATCTCTTTCTTTCCTTAGCCTtccctcctaaacaaacaagagTTACTTCCTTGCATTTTTCTTTCCTTCCCTTCCTTACTCTTCCCTTCCTTCctcttcattccctttcctttcttttctctccaaaGTTGTTATCTAAACATAGTGTAAAGAAAGTAGGAAGATAAAAACGATTAGACATCAAAATTTTAGAAGAGATTCAATATTTACATAAGtagtaaatcaaataaaaatatatggagatgagattaagaaaaaatttaacatgataaaatataaatatcatacCTGGAACGAACGATAATTTTTCGAGAGTTGATGGATGACTTAAGAAATTGACGAGACTCAGTATGAAGAAAGTTCTCCTCCCGTGCTTTTGTAAGACAAAATTCATAAACCAGATTCGATACctgaaaaatattaattctaTCTTCGTGGTTTCTCTTGGTAACTTGGAACAAGTGTCGACGACTCAACTCTTCTAGGTACTGCATCACTTCATTTTCAGAAGAATTATTATCAAATCCTTCTGCAGTCCACGTTCTTTGATAAATGCCCGCAAAAATTTCGTGTTTTGGTGGGAAAACTCCCAAATACAGAAAGCAAGCTTTTAAAAGATAATGCAAATCCTCAAAACATAACTCTTACACATCTTTGAATTTGATCTGGTTATCTAAGATGAATTCCATCCCCTTGGGCTTGGTGCTTAATACACCACTCAAAAGCTTAATACTTATGGGCTTCCCTTCACATATGCGCAACATATTCTTTGCTAAGTTCTCtggtatttttatattttgtttgcgGGAAGCTGCTAAATGGCATAACAGATCCCACCCTTGTTCATCGTTGAGTTTGCCCTTAACTTGATGGAAATAACAACGCAAATCATTCTTAAATATGTCGTACTCTTCATTGCTGCCCGTGATAATGATCTTCGTGCCATTCAGTCTTGTTCGGAAGGTTCGCAACAAATCTTCAAGAGTTTCTCTCATACTGCATGGGATTTCATCCAGAATTATCAAACACTTGCCAATGACGTTAATCCAAGTTTCTTCCTTCTTAGTATAAGATCTTCCCATTATCTCGAATAGGACGTGGCGTTGAAAATAATTAAGTGTATGCAGGTTTACTTTAGACTGGCCAAACCAGATAAAATTGTGGAAATGCTGCTTTACTAAAGTGTTGTTATAAAGTTGCCTTGCCAAAGTAGTTTTGCCTGAACTTGGGCCTCCAACTATAAAGAATAAGTAGGGTGGATCTTCAACTTCATTTTCTCCGCTGGTCAAGTGATGAACCATTTCCTCTATATCTCCTTGTAATCCGACTATGTATTCATTATCTCCATACATTGATTTTCCTTCATGAGCATGGCCACCTGAAAGTTAAGAGGTAAACAATCGAAATATTGTGAATCTGCAGCTGGTTGATTGAAATGAAGTATGACTTGATCcgatttaaagaaaataatacgtatataaaaaataattaattaagattgTCAAGATCTACACATGTAATCAATAATCGAAATAAACTTCACTTGAAATTTTATTCCAAAGACCAGCCTGAACACCCGAATGGACATCTCTACTTGAAGTAGACATGTTAATTGTGCAGGTTACAAGTTGGATCGCTTTGGTTGGTACAATTTCGGGTCGGATCATATGTGGATTAGGTTGGATTTAGGTTGACCCAGCGAATGAAAGATTTTTTAAAGattatcttatcattaattttatttcctaaatgaatatataaaataaatttttttatttttaaagaaagCTATTTCTTTTTATACAACAAAGAGATATGAACTCAAAATGTAAAGATGACTTAAAAACGTAGTGAATTTCGACTAAAAATGTAAcatagaattaaaaatattaacaaaataaaaaatcgagTGAAAAAGGTCTGTTTATTATATGGACAAATTTGACCTAATTTTTTGAGTGTTTTCAGATCGGGTTGTTTTTTGGATTATGAGTCAGCTAATTTTTGGTGTGATTCCACGACTGATCAAATTTTGATAGTTGTACCTGAATGTATATGACGCAGATCAACTCCTTTCACTTTCCCATCGAGCTTGACCACTGCTTCTTCGAGGCGCTGTTGAATTGATTGTATCTTGAAGCTGAAAATGTCTGGACAAAACAGAATATTGAACATGGAGGCAGCAATCTTTGCTATCCCGAAAGAGTTGTGGACGGATCTCGCGTTATAAACAAAGGTATCAAACACATCTTCAACATCGTTAGCTGCCTCTTTAATTTGAGCAGATTCATCTGTATTCCTACAAACTTCATTATCTCCTAGCAAGTATTGAATCTTTAGCAGCACATTTTGAAGATCTGATATTTGTTCCTTTGATACCTTTGAAAAAGGTTCAGGATCAATATTAAGCCAATATTCAATTCTTTGAGCAGCTGAACATACAGCTAACTTATCCATCACTGATCCTGTAGAAAATGAGACACAAAAGTATGTACATGAGAAGTGCAAAATTGAGGAAACAGAAGTAATTATTGCTAGCTGAAAGTTACCTGAAATAGTTAGTTACTAGCTAACTCATGCATTTTCCTATGAAGTGAATTTTAAGCTTGTGCTGATTTAGCTCGATGAATGGAGAGACGGCAGTAAGGGATGTCAATGGGTCAGACTCGGATCGTAGtatacatactccgactttgctccggataatagtcggacttttttttttcagtccacctcgaATCGGAGTCTGATTATGGATACaaaaaattttctcgcattttgatttgacgtattttatttctcttgatctgatttgtcgtattttgattgattaatctaaataaaaataccaagtagtttttcaaaatcgaaaattacaattagtagtAGAGAGAgtttgaattagtcacgtctagagttttaagataaaaaatattagggtaaaagtcaaattcaaagttggattttccttcagggtcggagtcgggtcggagtgtcggatttGTAATAAGGTCCAACTTCGATCCGTCTCTAACTCAGACTCGGATCGTAAAGTCGGAGTCGGATAACTTTTCCTCGAActcgaatcggattattttcctcggatTGAGTTAGATTAGGGTCGGATTCTCTGtaaaatcaattataatatGTCATGATTAATATGACAATAATTAAAGGTCTCTTTggataacaataaaataataaaccaaAGTGAATAAAAACTTGTTTATAGACGTTAACAGCTGGACTACATATGGTCTGCCCATAAACACAGCTCCTTGGCCTCctccaattagagatattttcATACAAAAAGTTTTCTTTGGATCTTATGAAATGTCAATGACGAAATTGACCCAAAGATTTTATATTAAGTCAAATTAAGTACTTAGCCCTTGGAAAATAGTTGATTGTAGCAAAAAAAAGTAGAGTAATGGATTCTGAAGAGTTTGGAAATGCGTTGAAGGAGTTTATGAGTACTCATGAAACTGGTTGTCCATGGCTTCATCCATTTTTATCTCCTCCCACTGCTTCTTCTGTTGCCTTTGCTTGGCCTTCACCTCGCCTTCATCAGCCTCCAGGTAATTATTTACTTTCTTtcttcaattttaaattaaaggtGCTCCTCGTTAGGACATAGGAGTTAGGCTGACCTGGTCTTATTGGATAACTAAGAAGCTCATCAAACATTCTACTTCAAaggaaaacttttttttttttttttgatttttacttaAAGGAAAACTTAAATGCTAATTGATTTCTAGATGCTTTAACTGCtttctttattttaatgaattactCGCGTTCAACAGGAAAAGATGAAAACTTGGAAAATATTAATCATCTCTTCAATTTATTTGACATGAAGGGAGATGGTCTAATGAGCATCAACGACTTTAATGTATGTATGTTATTATGGGGAGTTCAGAATGCTGAATTCGAAACACATGGAAAGAAGGCACTTAATTTATCTGAATTCATCAATATATTAAGTTCGTTTTCATTCAAGGTTGGAGAGCCGTTGTTTGATATTGCTCTTTATCGGTTATTTAATCATCATCCTCGCAAAGAAGCTCTTCAGCAAGCTCACACACACAAGCTCCTTGCTGAATTTCGAAAAAATCATTGGGGTATCACTTTCTTTATCTTTAGTCTACATCATAAGTACTAATAAGGTCGACAGGTCGTGGACCTCTCAAAACTAAATCCAACTCGAAATTAACTCGAAACACGACAAAAAAATAGTGAGATATAATATGCGTATTTTAACTTGTAACAAATAGGGCGCACTAAACAGGAAAATCTGTTGATATTCATTTAATTCAAAACGCCATTTTATTATCACTTTTTTGTTATCAATTAATTCAAATGAGTTCAATTTATTTATCTTAAAActtgtaaattttcaaatttgtattattttggtCATTGTTTTTCATACCACCCATTTTATTTGAACAGGAAAAGTGAAGAAGTTAATCAATGAGAAGAAAATGAAGGATTACTGGATGGTCTTTAGCTTATTTGACATGAATGGTGATGGGCGTCTGACAACGTGTGATTTTGAAACGTTGATGCTTATTTGGGGATTGTCCAAAATTGATGCTGCTGACATGCTCAACAAGTTTGATGAATTAGAAAATGGAACGATtgatttttggggttttttgaCGTTGGTAGACTTGTTAGACATACAAATTGGGGAACCACTATACCATTTTGCCATTTTCACTTTGATCGACTATCATCTACAAGTTGCTTTTATGCCAGAGGCTGAACTATTAAACTTTTCGGCTATAATTCGTAGAAACTTTTGCGGTAAGTTTCATTTCTTTGTGTTTTTACCTTTGTATATTTAAAGTACGtacatttatattaaaatttttacattataaacaataaaatttgacCTAAAAGTGTGACTTAAATATAAGATAAGAAACATCATCAACTGAgatcttatttattttgttacagGAAGAGAAGAATGTTTGTTAATGGAGTACAATTTAAGAAGTAGCAAGTTTGTTTTCAGCTTGGTTGATATGGATTATGATGGAATTATCACAAAAACTGATTATTATTTGTTAAAGGAGATATGGGCGTTACAGCATTCCCCATTAGATTCTCAGGAGGAGTTCATTGATTTTGAGAGCTTTCTTCAGGTATTTCCTTCAATTAACATATATGCAGTGGATAGCCGCAAAGAACCATTGAATTTGCTTCGCTTTCATGCACGTAACAGATTACTACCTCCTAAAGCCATATCCCATGTTCGCGAGGTCCTTCAAGATAAACGTTCTAGTGAGTAAAAAAGTTTTTATTCACCCCTAAAAATTATTATAGTATATGAAAATCATGGGTAGATCTTGTGGTTGATGAAAATTATGCAAAATCTaagaaaaatctttttataGGAAAAATATAATCTGCTTTGTATCATTTCTCATAGTCTTTACAAGTTACATGACCATCTATTTATATAACTTAGATTAGATTAGAATATTAAATCATACATATAAAGATCTTGATCCTTGATAATAGATTCTAACTTAACCAATAACCttctaatttttctattaatattatgttttatgtttttattttctaacattCCCCTTAAAGTTGGGTTTTTGGGATTTTAAAACCCAACTTGCTTGAGGTTGCATTGAAGAATTTGACTCTCATAActtttgtgagaatgtcagCTAACTGTTCTTTTGATCGGACATATGGGAGAATTATAACTTCTGCTTCTAAGTTTTCCTTTATGAAATGTCGATCTACCCAATCTGCATCTGGATATGCTTAAAGTTGAAGATGATTATTTTCCCTAAACATGAAGAAAACATTTTTAACATTGAACTAATATAAAGATCAATCCTTTTATTAGCTGCTACAGATAATAGAACATTAGAACCCTAACAATATCAATTTTTGCAACGGGAGAGAATGTCTCAGAATTATGAATTTTGTATGCCCGAGTATATCCTTTTGCAAATAATCGTACTTTATACCTCTCAATTTTCCATCTACTTTACACTTAATTGTAAAAACTCATTTACATCCAACAACTTTCTTTCCTTGTGGTAGAATACATATTATctaggttttatttttttaagagcGTTGATTTCATCTTCCATTGCCTTTctccattttttatttaaaagagCTTTTCCAACACTATTAGGATTTTTCCCTACTAAGTTGGATTCCATCGACCACATTTTAGGGACAACCATTGCCGTCTGGTCTTTGCAAGTTTCAATGGTCACCGACGCAATTTGAATTtcattattttgaaaatgatttaaactTCTTATTGGCTTTTTACGGAAGGATTTATGCAGCTACGAAAGGGACATATTCCATTAATATCCTAGTACATCTCTTACTCCTTTAGCTAATCTTTTCACTGCTCTGAAAATAAATGTGTCTGTCAGGTTCGGTTCTTCTTAGTTAAGTTGGGCGGGTTCGACAAGAAATGCTATGCTTACACACAAGACTAACCACGCTCCCGCTTTCTTTCCTCTGCTCCATTGCTGAAACAAGGCCTCGCCCTTTAAATTTAAAGGGGCTTCTCTCGATTCTTAGGGTGGGTAAAGCTACTGAACTGTAGAAGCTGGACCGAAACCCTCATTTCTTAGGTGAACATGACCATGAAGATGGTTATATGTCCATTCGTTGGGTGATCCCTTACTCTCACGTTCGAGTCTTTGCTCGTCGTTTAGGCCGGTGATTGAGATTTCTGCTCATTGCTGTCACCTCCGGGGTTCTTCGCACCTGGATAGTTATCTGCCCACAGAAAAATTCTGTAGATAGTCGCTACCTATTTAAGAAGCTTCTTAAGGAGAAGAAAGAACTGAGCCCATAAACGAAGTATTCTCTCAATAAGACTCTGAAGTAACTGAAGTCTACCTGCGTATGAAAGACATCTAAGAGACCAATGGTGAACTCGTACTGTAATTTTCTCCACCAGAGGCCTATGCTGACTATAACTTAACTTCTTTGAAGAAAGTGGAACTCCGAGATATCTTAAAGGTAAATCCCCGTTAGTTATCTGAATAATCTGCAAAATTGCATCCTGAACTTCCATAAAGAACATTATATGTCATATCCCCTTGTCAGAGCTTTCCTTCAGTTGTTTTTTGTACTGGATATCTTGACTTTAGAGATTCAAACTCAGGGTCATACCTTTTTGGTGGAATATTCCTTGTACTTTTGGGTGGTGATTGGTAGTTAGTGTAAACGTTAATTTCATCTATACCTAGTGTCATGGATATGTTTTCATttccttcattttcattctCCTGGAAATTGTTGTTAGATTGCTCAATAGTATTAATAGATGAACTTTTAGATTCATGAGCTTGCGGCTTTTCAGTAGTGTTAGCCTGTTAGGAGTATAAGATAGGAGTGGTAATAATTGAATTAAGACTGGTCGAATTTCTTGTTGAAAGGTAGTTTTGGTGACTTTGCATATTTGTGCTTTTGAGTCTTGGTCCAAAGACACTAGATTGACCAACCAAAATCGTTACTAATTTTCTCACCTTGACATCGGAGTTGGTTGTAGAAGTAGGTTGACTCGACAAAATCACAGTCCATAGTGGTGTATAGACGATTTGTGGTAGGGTCAAGTCATCTATATCCTCTTTTATCTACTTTGTATCCAACAAACTCAAATTTAACTATTTTAGGTTCAAGTTTGTTACGATGATTTTTGGGAAGATGTACATAGACTATACATCTAAAATCTCTTGGTGGAACAGAAGATACGTATACTCAGTGTATTCAGGGGTGTTTgatagtttaaaatttttgtgggaaggttttttgttaaatattttgttgtggTTATGGCCTCTTGCCAAAATTAGATGGAACATTAGACTTTAACATATAATAACTCTAGATATTTGTAGTAATATACAATTTTCCTTTCAACAAtcttattttgttaaaagatATTAGGACAAGTAGTTTGGTGTGTAACACcatttttgtaaaataaaagGTTTCATAACAAATTGTTTCAACTTAGtattttaccaaacactaaCATCAAGTCGTATGATCACTTAGCCATCTATTTGCATCATGATAAGCTAAAATTACCCGATAATACATTTTACCAAACACCCCAGATGTATCTACTAACATGATAGTTTTTGGTTTGCCCAGAAGAAGCTGAGGAGGAACGCCGTAAGCATCATATACGTTTAACTTTTGAGATGAACCGCCTATTTAGCTTACTAGATTATGACGAGAATGACCACCTTACTACTAAGGAAGTAGAATTACTTGTATGTGCTTGCAAGCTCCCTGAAGATGAAATAAAGGGTATTTTACATAAAGTTGATTTAACTTGGGGTGGGAGAATCAATTTTCAAGATCTACTTGTCTTGTTAAAGCCCTGTACCCTTAACCCATTTAAGATAATTGAGAGCCCATCTGAACTCTTTAAGTTTCTGGATAGAAACGAAGATGGTTTCTTATCTGCATCGGATTTTAAGAGGTTTGCTTTGATCACTGGACATCAAGTTTCAGACGCAGACATTCAAGGATTGATGCTTAAACTTGATATGGAGGGCAATGGAGAAGTTGGCAGAGATCGTTTTTGTGGCACCATGCATGAATATGATTTGATGCCCAACAACTTGGAGCTGGATATGAACAAAATGTGAGTGTCGTGTTGAAGTGTCCATTGTTGtctaaaatgacaaatattcGGGTCAAAAAcaaatactcccttctatttattctatgtgtcccattttactttttatcattttttaggtggtcaaatgaGACTACATGTGACAGAAAAAAATatgatgtttttaaattttaataggagCAAAGTGGGATTAGTATGTGTAAAGGTTTGGAAAGGTTAAATTTAGGTAGGGTAAATTGGTAAAATTAACatacccaaaatagaaatgagacatttagagTGACTTgactaaataaaaaataggaGGAGTACTTACATTTTGAACTTTTAACATTCGGTTAAAAATgattttatgattaaatattttaacattaaaattaaatattttatgatttttgatgacattattataaaaatttgattatattttgggGAGAAAGTCATTAGTAAGTCATGCATATAGAAATTAAATTGTTTTGCATGGGATAAAAGagaagataatatatatatttataaacttGAAGAATAGCTCTTATTgctttcaattaaatttaagtCATGAACTATTTTTGAGCTTGTAAGTAATTTATCCTCagcttttctttatattttggtTGTCTAGACCTATTTTTTAAATTCCAACATTTTAATGTGTCAAATCAAAGTTATTGGGTTgacttttttgttttgatttttgtgagtttttttatGGATATGCTGATTTGATATCATATTTGTGTATTTCTAGGTCCATCTTAAACTATGATACTACAGAGGATGTTGCTAATTATCAGACAGAAGAAATTGAGTTTACAAGCTTTTGGGAATTGGATGCAAAGTCCTGGGATCGATTCTTGCTGCGCCTCCGACTTTCCACATCACTATGTACTAAAGTAAAAAACTGTAAAAACTGACGTACCTTTGGCTTATCAGTAATCTGAAATGTTAAGGAACCTTATGTTAGGAACATGTTGAATGGGGTAGAAATCCTCCCCTTTAATTTTACCAACAACGCTTGTTAAGTAGTCTTCTTCCACATGAACAAGTTTTTCACAGAAACTTCTTGGCATGTAATTCAATTCTAATTGTCGGAGAGTAGTATTCATACTTTGGTTGGTCAAACAAAAAAGCTAGCTTTTacggtaaaaataaaaaattaatatgactagtgtttgattagttttgactttttgattttttttgacccATTTTCTCAAGTAAATATCCATCAACCAGCAATGAATTTCACAAAGATCTCAATATTTGTCGACTTAAACAGTTTCATGTATGCAGGCACATAGCGAATCAAACCTTTCTTCAAAAACCAACCTACAAGCCTAAAAATTCAAAAGCCCCACCATCTTAGTAGACTCAATTCATTTGTCTTTTCTAGTTGGCAGGACCAGCAGGTAAACGAGCTTTTTTTATTCTACTAGTTTTTTGATAGATTATTAGAATACAACAACATACAATGAAAAGACTAACATTATTGATGTAGAATTGTAATTTGATCacttattttcaataaaaatagtGATAGGAATATAAAAAAGCTTCAAATTGAACATCTTCGTATGCTTAAAAATTTTAACCATTCCAATTTTTGAGTTTGGGCATTTTTG
Proteins encoded in this region:
- the LOC130825135 gene encoding uncharacterized protein LOC130825135 isoform X1; its protein translation is MDSEEFGNALKEFMSTHETGCPWLHPFLSPPTASSVAFAWPSPRLHQPPGKDENLENINHLFNLFDMKGDGLMSINDFNVCMLLWGVQNAEFETHGKKALNLSEFINILSSFSFKVGEPLFDIALYRLFNHHPRKEALQQAHTHKLLAEFRKNHWGKVKKLINEKKMKDYWMVFSLFDMNGDGRLTTCDFETLMLIWGLSKIDAADMLNKFDELENGTIDFWGFLTLVDLLDIQIGEPLYHFAIFTLIDYHLQVAFMPEAELLNFSAIIRRNFCGREECLLMEYNLRSSKFVFSLVDMDYDGIITKTDYYLLKEIWALQHSPLDSQEEFIDFESFLQVFPSINIYAVDSRKEPLNLLRFHARNRLLPPKAISHVREVLQDKRSKEAEEERRKHHIRLTFEMNRLFSLLDYDENDHLTTKEVELLVCACKLPEDEIKGILHKVDLTWGGRINFQDLLVLLKPCTLNPFKIIESPSELFKFLDRNEDGFLSASDFKRFALITGHQVSDADIQGLMLKLDMEGNGEVGRDRFCGTMHEYDLMPNNLELDMNKMSILNYDTTEDVANYQTEEIEFTSFWELDAKSWDRFLLRLRLSTSLCTKVKNCKN
- the LOC130825135 gene encoding uncharacterized protein LOC130825135 isoform X2, with product MKLVVHGFIHFYLLPLLLLLPLLGLHLAFISLQGDGLMSINDFNVCMLLWGVQNAEFETHGKKALNLSEFINILSSFSFKVGEPLFDIALYRLFNHHPRKEALQQAHTHKLLAEFRKNHWGKVKKLINEKKMKDYWMVFSLFDMNGDGRLTTCDFETLMLIWGLSKIDAADMLNKFDELENGTIDFWGFLTLVDLLDIQIGEPLYHFAIFTLIDYHLQVAFMPEAELLNFSAIIRRNFCGREECLLMEYNLRSSKFVFSLVDMDYDGIITKTDYYLLKEIWALQHSPLDSQEEFIDFESFLQVFPSINIYAVDSRKEPLNLLRFHARNRLLPPKAISHVREVLQDKRSKEAEEERRKHHIRLTFEMNRLFSLLDYDENDHLTTKEVELLVCACKLPEDEIKGILHKVDLTWGGRINFQDLLVLLKPCTLNPFKIIESPSELFKFLDRNEDGFLSASDFKRFALITGHQVSDADIQGLMLKLDMEGNGEVGRDRFCGTMHEYDLMPNNLELDMNKMSILNYDTTEDVANYQTEEIEFTSFWELDAKSWDRFLLRLRLSTSLCTKVKNCKN
- the LOC130825135 gene encoding uncharacterized protein LOC130825135 isoform X3, coding for MDSEEFGNALKEFMSTHETGCPWLHPFLSPPTASSVAFAWPSPRLHQPPGKVKKLINEKKMKDYWMVFSLFDMNGDGRLTTCDFETLMLIWGLSKIDAADMLNKFDELENGTIDFWGFLTLVDLLDIQIGEPLYHFAIFTLIDYHLQVAFMPEAELLNFSAIIRRNFCGREECLLMEYNLRSSKFVFSLVDMDYDGIITKTDYYLLKEIWALQHSPLDSQEEFIDFESFLQVFPSINIYAVDSRKEPLNLLRFHARNRLLPPKAISHVREVLQDKRSKEAEEERRKHHIRLTFEMNRLFSLLDYDENDHLTTKEVELLVCACKLPEDEIKGILHKVDLTWGGRINFQDLLVLLKPCTLNPFKIIESPSELFKFLDRNEDGFLSASDFKRFALITGHQVSDADIQGLMLKLDMEGNGEVGRDRFCGTMHEYDLMPNNLELDMNKMSILNYDTTEDVANYQTEEIEFTSFWELDAKSWDRFLLRLRLSTSLCTKVKNCKN